In a single window of the Methanobrevibacter olleyae genome:
- a CDS encoding DUF11 domain-containing protein, producing MKGNKLMIILIILSILTISCATVSAADVNDTIISDVESDSTNLGVGDSENVDDVSISNLGSDSTNLGAEDSENVDIIQAAETEVSSSRDTADGDSYVLGDSRPVSSNVSDISMYEADANYSENHYFTINLTDTERNFLSHFREVSSGYYFHHNQHPANIYWTAVEEDEMYMIFYMDEDDYKNMHAFLEFNGQRHYADLYIANMPGYNKIGVARFTGINGTTGDAYFETNRNHGPPVKIDGIQILNQTNTTLYVNDKFEDTIYVGEDATLKAIVNLLNYVDVPVTEGIVSYFLVSINGTPLINNISNLPNEEPIGFSVPGGTILIEQYPIGDYEFIAWYHDDTQTHNFESHSNRVILHVIGAPEVDLEVNKTVNVTAAVTQGDYVNFTIEVTNNGPKTATNIVVNDKLPNGLAFVSFDASVGTYDEDSGDWTIPELEKDAIATLNIIAHVTGVGTLTNTATVTSCRENDTNSSNNVSSVEVTSNPAVDKVSIGVIKDVMEDKDSIYYGQEITYIINVTNHGPNATDGVVINDKLPEGLEFVSYNASVGTYDKDSGNWTIGSLGVNQTVSLKIIVTINSLDPINNTAKLINHSGEDVSTVDDEDSVIVTAKPLVDLMIIKELIKVNGEELIPDVRSGVSIHYGDEVTFLITVINWGPCNATDVIVTDKLPEGLEFVSYNASVGEYYPNSGIWIIGNLNNGTDATLEIVANVTKFGETITNIANVTSNEKDNFTDNNNDTVEIDPYEITDLAITIEAPGSVLYGETFEFIINVTNNGPCNATEVIAILELPAEFEYISSRELLGNTSGFNQSTGDWAIGELNVGDTVQLAILVKANELGKFNITAYVEGAEDETTLDNNFDKAEVEVKPYADLSLEKSVDKTEITVGNTVTYTFKVTNNGPFNATGVKVTDSDITKHTFVSASSGDYDSSTGLWNVGELANGESKTLTVTVRISEVGEFANNAVVSSDQYDNNTSNNNASSNNVTVTAVPNEEVPDEDVPNEEVPDEEVPDEEVPDEEGSGEEDSDGDIPDESDDLTTEDSTTKEMETSVLPKTGNPLLVLLLALIVLTGAMFGRKE from the coding sequence ATGAAAGGCAATAAGTTAATGATTATTCTAATAATTCTTAGTATATTGACAATTTCATGTGCTACTGTATCTGCTGCAGATGTTAATGATACCATCATTTCTGATGTAGAAAGTGATTCTACTAATTTAGGGGTTGGAGATTCGGAAAATGTTGATGATGTCAGTATTTCTAATCTAGGAAGTGATTCTACTAATTTAGGAGCTGAAGATTCGGAAAATGTTGATATTATCCAGGCTGCAGAAACTGAAGTAAGTTCTTCAAGGGATACAGCTGATGGGGATTCATATGTTCTTGGTGACAGTAGGCCTGTATCAAGTAATGTTAGTGATATCTCTATGTATGAAGCTGATGCAAATTATAGTGAAAATCATTATTTTACCATTAATTTAACTGATACAGAAAGAAACTTTTTATCCCATTTTAGGGAAGTTTCATCAGGTTATTATTTTCATCATAATCAGCATCCAGCAAATATATATTGGACAGCTGTTGAAGAAGATGAAATGTATATGATTTTTTACATGGATGAAGATGACTATAAGAATATGCATGCATTCCTAGAGTTTAATGGGCAGCGTCACTATGCTGATTTATATATTGCTAATATGCCAGGCTATAACAAGATAGGTGTAGCTAGATTTACTGGTATAAATGGTACAACAGGGGATGCTTATTTTGAAACAAATCGTAATCATGGACCACCAGTCAAAATAGATGGTATTCAAATTTTAAATCAAACAAACACTACATTGTATGTAAATGATAAATTTGAAGATACTATCTATGTAGGTGAAGATGCAACTTTAAAAGCAATAGTAAATCTTCTTAATTACGTAGATGTTCCAGTTACTGAGGGCATTGTTAGTTATTTTTTAGTAAGTATCAATGGAACTCCTCTAATTAATAACATTAGTAATTTACCTAACGAAGAACCAATAGGATTCAGTGTTCCTGGCGGAACTATTCTAATAGAGCAATATCCGATTGGTGACTATGAATTTATTGCATGGTATCATGATGATACTCAAACACATAATTTTGAATCACACTCTAATAGAGTAATATTACATGTAATCGGAGCTCCTGAGGTTGATTTAGAAGTTAATAAAACTGTAAATGTCACAGCAGCAGTAACACAAGGTGATTATGTTAATTTCACTATTGAAGTAACTAATAATGGGCCTAAAACAGCTACTAATATTGTAGTTAATGATAAACTTCCAAATGGTCTTGCTTTTGTTAGTTTTGATGCTAGTGTTGGTACCTATGATGAAGATTCAGGTGATTGGACTATCCCTGAGTTAGAAAAGGATGCTATTGCTACTTTAAATATAATTGCTCATGTGACTGGTGTAGGTACTTTAACTAATACTGCTACTGTTACAAGTTGTAGGGAGAATGATACTAATTCTAGTAATAATGTATCTTCTGTAGAAGTGACATCTAATCCTGCTGTAGATAAAGTTAGTATAGGTGTTATAAAAGATGTAATGGAAGATAAGGATTCTATATATTATGGACAAGAGATTACTTATATTATTAATGTAACTAATCACGGTCCTAATGCTACTGATGGTGTTGTAATTAATGATAAACTTCCGGAAGGTCTTGAGTTTGTTAGTTATAATGCTAGCGTTGGTACCTATGATAAAGATTCTGGTAATTGGACCATTGGTTCTTTAGGTGTTAACCAAACAGTTTCTTTAAAAATAATTGTTACTATTAATAGTCTAGACCCTATTAACAACACTGCTAAACTTATAAATCATAGTGGAGAAGATGTATCTACAGTTGATGATGAAGATAGTGTTATTGTAACTGCTAAACCTTTAGTCGATTTAATGATTATAAAAGAATTAATTAAAGTAAATGGTGAAGAATTAATACCTGATGTCCGATCTGGCGTCAGCATACATTACGGAGATGAAGTTACTTTTTTAATTACTGTAATCAATTGGGGTCCTTGTAATGCCACCGATGTTATAGTTACTGATAAACTTCCGGAAGGTCTTGAGTTTGTTAGTTATAATGCTAGTGTTGGTGAATACTATCCAAATTCTGGTATTTGGATTATTGGCAATTTGAACAATGGTACTGATGCTACTTTAGAAATAGTTGCTAATGTAACTAAATTTGGTGAGACTATTACCAACATAGCTAATGTTACATCTAATGAAAAAGATAATTTTACTGATAATAATAATGATACTGTTGAAATTGACCCTTATGAAATTACTGATTTAGCGATAACTATTGAAGCTCCTGGATCTGTTTTATATGGGGAAACTTTTGAGTTTATTATTAATGTAACTAACAATGGTCCATGTAATGCTACTGAAGTAATTGCAATTTTGGAATTACCAGCTGAATTTGAATATATATCTTCAAGAGAATTATTAGGAAACACTTCTGGTTTCAATCAATCTACTGGGGATTGGGCTATTGGCGAGTTAAATGTAGGAGACACTGTTCAATTAGCTATACTTGTTAAAGCTAATGAATTAGGCAAATTTAACATTACTGCTTATGTAGAAGGGGCAGAAGATGAAACTACTCTTGACAATAATTTTGATAAAGCTGAAGTTGAAGTAAAACCATATGCTGATTTAAGTCTTGAAAAGTCTGTTGATAAAACAGAAATTACTGTTGGAAATACTGTAACTTATACTTTTAAAGTAACTAACAATGGACCTTTTAATGCTACTGGTGTTAAAGTGACTGATAGTGATATCACTAAACATACATTTGTATCTGCATCTAGTGGAGATTATGATTCTTCTACTGGTCTTTGGAATGTTGGTGAATTAGCTAATGGTGAGTCAAAAACTTTAACTGTCACTGTTAGGATTAGTGAAGTAGGTGAATTTGCTAATAATGCTGTTGTTTCATCTGATCAATATGATAATAACACCTCTAATAATAATGCATCCTCTAATAATGTAACTGTAACTGCTGTTCCTAATGAGGAAGTTCCAGATGAGGATGTTCCTAATGAGGAAGTTCCAGATGAGGAAGTTCCAGATGAGGAAGTTCCAGATGAGGAAGGTTCTGGTGAGGAGGATTCTGATGGAGATATTCCTGATGAATCAGATGATTTAACTACAGAAGATAGTACTACTAAAGAAATGGAAACA